Proteins encoded in a region of the Deltaproteobacteria bacterium genome:
- a CDS encoding amidohydrolase, whose translation MWNGFKVIDADAHHHEPMDMWERYLEPAYRDRVPRVIGMQRNFYVYAKDEKLSDALVSGGPIPAHHDQWMMDKYGEAYNQWWSPQIRLKDMDRFGWDIQVILSTNGNRIMETSLKNPDVGAAMARAYHNWCHDYCSADPARLKFTATLPAGDTAAMVTEARRAVEKLGAVSVRNPLLPQGKWLHDREYDALWQLACDLDFPISIHGESRHMRAAPFRPLALHGGQEGPFAALDHIMGFPMDNMITLAHFIFTGILDRFPKLRLGILESNAGWLNFFLPRMDDHSHGRRVILGQGLPMKPSEYVKRQCVISADPDEPGLDDVVKFFGDDNLVWNTDYPHPDAPDPEKVLPWFAAQPISDESKRKVLWDNSIKLYGPRVLAKRP comes from the coding sequence ATGTGGAACGGATTTAAAGTCATCGACGCCGACGCGCACCATCATGAGCCGATGGACATGTGGGAGCGCTACCTGGAGCCGGCCTATCGCGACCGGGTGCCGCGAGTGATCGGCATGCAGCGCAATTTTTACGTTTATGCCAAGGACGAGAAACTATCCGATGCGCTGGTGTCAGGCGGGCCGATCCCGGCGCATCACGATCAGTGGATGATGGATAAATACGGCGAGGCCTACAATCAATGGTGGTCGCCGCAGATTCGTCTCAAGGACATGGACCGTTTCGGTTGGGACATTCAGGTGATTCTGTCGACCAACGGCAACCGGATAATGGAGACGTCACTGAAAAATCCGGATGTCGGCGCGGCGATGGCGCGCGCCTATCACAATTGGTGCCACGATTACTGTAGCGCCGATCCGGCACGCCTGAAATTTACCGCGACACTGCCGGCTGGCGACACCGCCGCCATGGTGACCGAAGCGCGCCGCGCCGTGGAAAAACTCGGCGCGGTTTCGGTGCGCAATCCGTTATTGCCCCAGGGCAAGTGGTTGCACGATCGCGAGTACGATGCGTTGTGGCAGCTGGCCTGCGACTTGGATTTTCCGATTTCGATCCACGGCGAGTCGCGCCACATGCGCGCCGCGCCGTTTCGGCCGCTGGCGCTGCACGGCGGCCAAGAAGGCCCTTTCGCGGCGCTCGATCATATCATGGGCTTTCCGATGGACAACATGATCACCCTGGCGCACTTTATTTTCACCGGCATCCTCGATCGCTTCCCGAAGCTGCGGCTGGGCATCTTGGAATCCAACGCCGGCTGGCTCAATTTCTTTTTGCCGCGCATGGACGATCACTCCCACGGCCGGCGCGTGATTCTCGGCCAAGGGCTGCCGATGAAGCCGAGCGAGTACGTCAAGCGCCAGTGCGTGATTTCCGCCGACCCGGACGAGCCGGGCTTGGACGACGTGGTCAAGTTTTTCGGCGACGACAATCTGGTTTGGAATACCGACTATCCTCATCCCGATGCGCCCGATCCGGAGAAAGTTTTGCCGTGGTTTGCCGCCCAGCCGATCTCGGACGAGAGCAAACGAAAAGTCCTGTGGGACAACTCGATCAAGCTTTACGGTCCGCGCGTGTTGGCAAAGCGTCCCTAG
- a CDS encoding alpha/beta fold hydrolase, producing the protein MPYSTRNGVKTYYEVSGEGFPLVLMHANPFDRRMFLYQVAHFSTFFKVINVDLRGYGYSDKPAVPVTVTDLCEDVVAVCRQEGAAEAVFAGVSVGGVMGLQLGLDHPEIFKALILVGCSSMPGDRYQSRIDGYMQQGVDKFHIQHLTDLVSKDFPRTKLGKYLLSMHTEMDSRLSAPAIAEIFNALQNRDLTSRLPELKMPVLILNGEFDNSLKRSQDMSTRIAGAEHRTIAGAGHACCLEDPATFDGHVLEFLRKHGFVKA; encoded by the coding sequence ATGCCCTATAGCACAAGAAACGGAGTTAAGACTTACTACGAAGTTTCCGGCGAAGGCTTCCCGTTAGTCTTGATGCACGCCAACCCGTTCGACCGGCGCATGTTCTTGTATCAGGTGGCGCACTTTTCTACGTTCTTCAAAGTGATCAACGTCGATTTGCGCGGTTATGGCTACTCGGATAAGCCGGCCGTGCCGGTCACGGTTACCGACTTGTGCGAAGATGTCGTCGCCGTATGCCGGCAGGAAGGCGCTGCTGAAGCGGTCTTCGCCGGCGTCAGCGTCGGCGGTGTCATGGGTTTGCAGTTGGGGCTCGATCATCCGGAGATTTTCAAGGCGCTGATTCTAGTCGGCTGCAGCAGCATGCCGGGGGATCGCTATCAGAGCCGTATCGATGGTTACATGCAGCAGGGCGTCGATAAATTTCACATTCAGCATCTCACCGATCTGGTCAGCAAGGATTTTCCGCGGACCAAGCTGGGGAAGTATTTGCTTAGCATGCACACAGAGATGGACTCGCGCCTGAGTGCTCCGGCCATCGCCGAGATTTTTAACGCGCTGCAAAATCGCGACTTAACTTCGCGCCTGCCAGAGCTAAAAATGCCGGTGCTGATCCTGAACGGCGAGTTCGATAATTCGCTCAAGCGCAGCCAAGACATGAGCACGCGCATCGCCGGCGCCGAGCACCGGACCATCGCCGGCGCGGGTCATGCCTGTTGCTTGGAAGACCCGGCGACGTTCGATGGGCATGTTCTGGAGTTTCTCCGCAAGCATGGGTTTGTCAAAGCGTAG